One Planctomycetota bacterium genomic region harbors:
- the cysK gene encoding cysteine synthase A — protein MPLKPHGRVYDNITDVMGGTPLVKINRLVPADHATVLAKCEFMNPLSSVKDRIGVAMIEAAEASGALKPGGLIIEPTSGNTGIALAFVAAAKGYRCILTMPESMSIERRRLLAHLGAEVVLTPAEKGMGGAIAKAEELLKDNDGAIMPQQFQNPANVDIHHKTTAEEIWQDTNGQVDIIVAGVGTGGTITGVSEVLKERKPDFKAIAVEPENSPVICQTMEGKDVKPGPHKVQGIGAGFVPGNLHIPAVDETMTVTNEEAFEWGRRLAREEGILGGISSGGNICCAAKIAARPENKGKTIVTIMCSVGERYLSTPLFEATPEAPGVTV, from the coding sequence ATGCCCCTGAAACCCCACGGCCGCGTTTACGACAACATCACCGACGTCATGGGCGGCACCCCGCTCGTGAAGATCAACCGCCTGGTCCCCGCCGACCACGCGACCGTCCTCGCCAAGTGCGAGTTCATGAATCCGCTCAGCAGCGTGAAGGACCGCATCGGCGTCGCGATGATCGAGGCGGCCGAGGCGTCGGGCGCGCTCAAACCCGGCGGGCTCATCATCGAACCCACCAGCGGCAACACCGGCATCGCGCTCGCTTTCGTCGCCGCCGCCAAGGGGTACCGCTGCATCCTGACCATGCCCGAATCCATGAGCATCGAGCGTCGACGGCTGCTCGCGCACCTCGGTGCCGAGGTCGTGCTCACGCCGGCCGAGAAGGGCATGGGCGGCGCGATCGCCAAGGCCGAGGAACTGCTCAAGGACAACGACGGCGCGATCATGCCCCAGCAGTTCCAGAACCCCGCCAACGTCGATATCCATCACAAGACCACCGCCGAGGAAATCTGGCAGGACACCAACGGCCAGGTCGACATCATCGTCGCCGGCGTCGGCACGGGTGGCACGATCACCGGTGTGAGCGAAGTGCTCAAGGAGCGCAAGCCGGACTTCAAGGCGATCGCCGTCGAACCCGAAAACTCGCCGGTGATCTGCCAGACGATGGAAGGCAAGGACGTCAAGCCAGGCCCGCACAAGGTCCAGGGCATCGGCGCCGGCTTCGTCCCTGGCAACCTGCACATCCCCGCCGTCGACGAGACGATGACGGTGACCAACGAGGAGGCCTTCGAGTGGGGCCGACGCCTGGCGCGCGAAGAGGGTATCCTCGGCGGCATCAGCTCCGGCGGCAACATCTGCTGCGCCGCCAAGATCGCTGCCCGCCCCGAGAACAAGGGCAAAACCATCGTCACCATCATGTGCAGCGTCGGCGAACGTTACCTCTCCACGCCGCTCTTCGAGGCAACGCCCGAAGCGCCGGGCGTGACGGTGTGA
- a CDS encoding cellulase family glycosylhydrolase: protein MKWIAIMIVLGLASMAHADFWDEPRHGANSFNGAPPDRTYFDAASDAGIEWIRLTWSKWPSAADDATLGSFLQGSADDYDGLIDADLAVLRRVLDDAEAAGVKIVLVPLSLPGALWRQHNDYESDARLWTDLAYHDQAARFWADLALAVRDHPALVGYNIVNEPHPARSVEGDSVDVVAFTEKQRGQAGDVNELYRRVAKAIRAVDAKTPIMLDGPNYAAVGSIAALQPLPDELGPTLYAVHFYEPWAFNHWPTHEGAWSYPGIMDLPWGEGAQRVDATYIDGKFESVDAWMAQHAVPAARMVLAEYGIQRRNTGAAEYLRDVRRAATGRDLHTAFYAFREDVWPMMDYEFGMQFPPTQRHDNELWRAVLGE, encoded by the coding sequence ATGAAGTGGATCGCGATCATGATCGTTCTCGGTTTGGCGTCGATGGCGCATGCGGATTTCTGGGACGAGCCGCGACACGGGGCCAACTCGTTCAACGGCGCGCCACCGGACCGGACGTACTTCGATGCCGCTTCCGACGCGGGGATCGAGTGGATCCGCCTGACGTGGAGCAAATGGCCGAGCGCGGCCGACGATGCGACCCTGGGTTCGTTCCTGCAGGGCAGCGCGGATGACTACGACGGATTGATCGACGCGGACCTCGCGGTGTTGCGGCGGGTGCTGGATGACGCGGAGGCGGCGGGCGTGAAGATCGTGCTGGTCCCGCTCTCGCTGCCCGGTGCGCTCTGGCGTCAGCACAACGACTACGAGAGTGACGCGCGGCTCTGGACCGATCTGGCTTACCACGACCAGGCGGCGCGGTTCTGGGCCGACCTTGCATTGGCGGTCCGCGATCACCCCGCGCTCGTCGGGTACAACATCGTCAACGAACCGCACCCGGCCCGCTCGGTCGAAGGCGACAGCGTCGACGTGGTCGCGTTCACCGAGAAGCAGCGCGGACAGGCCGGCGACGTCAACGAGTTGTATCGGCGGGTTGCGAAAGCCATCCGCGCGGTGGATGCCAAGACGCCGATCATGCTCGACGGGCCGAACTATGCGGCGGTCGGGTCGATCGCGGCACTTCAACCTCTACCAGACGAACTGGGACCGACGTTGTACGCGGTGCATTTCTACGAGCCTTGGGCGTTCAACCATTGGCCGACGCACGAAGGCGCATGGTCGTACCCCGGCATCATGGACTTGCCCTGGGGTGAGGGCGCGCAGCGGGTCGACGCAACCTACATCGACGGCAAGTTCGAGAGCGTCGACGCATGGATGGCTCAGCACGCGGTGCCCGCGGCACGGATGGTACTCGCCGAGTACGGCATTCAACGCCGCAACACTGGTGCCGCCGAGTACCTTCGCGACGTTCGCCGGGCCGCGACGGGCCGCGACCTGCACACCGCCTTCTACGCCTTCCGGGAAGACGTCTGGCCGATGATGGATTACGAGTTCGGCATGCAGTTCCCGCCGACCCAGCGTCACGACAACGAGTTGTGGCGTGCGGTGCTGGGCGAGTGA
- a CDS encoding DUF1801 domain-containing protein, with protein sequence MAKTSAKITTVDEYLAALPDDRREAVSAIRAAINAKLPKGYAEGIQYNMIGWYVPHELYPHGYHCDPKQPLPFAHLASQKNHIGIYLFCSYMEPELREWFVDARTKDGRKLDMGASCIRVKSLDDVPLKVVGQCVAKMPVKKFVSIYEQNLPASVKKKRQPKKAS encoded by the coding sequence ATGGCCAAGACCTCGGCGAAGATCACCACCGTCGACGAGTACCTCGCCGCGTTGCCGGATGATCGCCGCGAAGCGGTGTCGGCGATCCGCGCTGCGATCAACGCGAAGCTGCCCAAGGGGTACGCCGAAGGCATCCAGTACAACATGATCGGCTGGTACGTCCCGCACGAGCTGTACCCCCACGGCTACCACTGCGACCCGAAACAGCCGTTGCCATTTGCCCACCTCGCGTCACAGAAGAACCATATCGGCATTTACCTTTTCTGCAGCTACATGGAGCCGGAGCTGCGCGAATGGTTCGTCGACGCACGGACCAAGGACGGCCGCAAGCTGGACATGGGCGCGAGCTGCATCCGCGTCAAGTCGCTCGACGACGTGCCGTTGAAGGTCGTCGGCCAGTGCGTGGCGAAGATGCCTGTCAAGAAATTCGTTTCGATCTACGAGCAGAACTTGCCGGCTAGTGTGAAGAAGAAGCGCCAGCCAAAGAAAGCCTCGTGA
- a CDS encoding PHP domain-containing protein yields MSLTRPLFCDLHSHSTASDGTDAPAALVRKAKAAGLSAIALTDHDTVAGCAEAAAECRRLGIDFLPGIEVSCLYPRPGIIHLLGYGIDVDSPALLSLTDSLQRAREQRNAQLLEKLNNAGISITLGELEAAAGGGQIGRPHFAKVLADRGYVAHPNLAYRWYLGEASHLQVRREEPTPAEAIQMIHAAGGVAVLAHPKQLRKENFAQLRAEIADLARLGLDGIETIYNDHRESFTHELDLLAKQHGLLRTGGSDYHGGAKKWITLGRPGNRRRVPRERYEAVLARVRERVA; encoded by the coding sequence GTGAGTCTCACCCGCCCGCTGTTCTGCGATTTGCATTCCCATTCGACCGCGTCCGACGGCACCGATGCGCCGGCGGCACTGGTGCGCAAGGCCAAGGCGGCGGGGCTCTCGGCCATCGCGCTGACCGATCACGATACCGTCGCCGGCTGCGCCGAAGCCGCCGCCGAATGCCGACGCCTCGGCATCGACTTTCTTCCCGGCATTGAAGTCTCCTGCCTCTACCCACGCCCGGGCATCATCCACCTGCTCGGCTACGGGATCGACGTGGACTCACCCGCACTGCTGTCATTGACCGACTCACTCCAAAGGGCCCGCGAACAGCGCAATGCACAACTGCTCGAGAAGCTCAACAACGCCGGCATTTCGATCACGCTCGGCGAACTCGAGGCGGCCGCCGGTGGCGGGCAGATCGGTCGGCCGCACTTCGCGAAAGTTCTCGCCGATCGCGGCTACGTCGCGCACCCCAACCTCGCTTACCGCTGGTACCTCGGCGAGGCCAGCCACCTGCAGGTCCGCCGCGAAGAGCCCACGCCTGCCGAGGCGATCCAAATGATCCACGCCGCCGGCGGCGTCGCGGTCCTCGCCCACCCCAAGCAGCTCCGCAAGGAAAACTTCGCCCAACTCCGCGCCGAGATCGCCGACCTGGCGCGCCTCGGCCTCGACGGCATCGAGACGATCTACAACGACCACCGCGAAAGCTTCACCCACGAACTCGACCTGCTCGCCAAGCAACACGGCCTGCTGCGCACCGGCGGCAGCGACTACCACGGCGGCGCGAAAAAATGGATCACGTTGGGCCGACCGGGTAACCGAAGGCGTGTACCAAGGGAGCGGTACGAGGCGGTGCTGGCGCGTGTTCGAGAACGGGTGGCATGA
- a CDS encoding RNA polymerase sigma factor, with amino-acid sequence MAVVPNTNPEDPVPALRLAGSDVDDVVLVRQLKDGDPHAAEQLIERYAGPLGGYLRRVGGSEHAAEELMQATWLSVLEHLDRFDADAKDANFKAWLFRIASNKAYDGHRRTKRDRNAQAHLRLVSDMAHADDARTKIEYGETADRLKAAIDDLPDAQKQVVMLRYYSGLKFVEIADMLGCPLNTALGRMHKAIKKLRGALEGLDT; translated from the coding sequence GTGGCGGTTGTGCCCAACACCAACCCGGAGGATCCCGTGCCCGCGTTGCGCCTGGCGGGATCCGACGTGGACGACGTGGTGTTGGTGCGCCAACTCAAGGACGGCGACCCGCATGCCGCCGAGCAGCTCATCGAGCGGTACGCCGGGCCGTTGGGCGGTTATCTCCGGCGGGTGGGCGGCTCGGAACACGCGGCCGAGGAACTGATGCAAGCTACATGGCTGAGCGTGCTGGAACACCTCGACCGGTTCGACGCGGACGCCAAGGACGCGAACTTCAAAGCCTGGCTCTTTCGCATCGCGTCAAACAAGGCCTACGACGGCCACCGCCGGACCAAGCGTGACCGCAACGCCCAGGCCCACCTCCGGCTCGTCAGTGATATGGCCCACGCCGACGACGCCCGAACAAAGATCGAATACGGCGAGACGGCGGACCGGCTCAAAGCCGCGATCGACGACCTGCCCGACGCCCAGAAGCAGGTCGTGATGCTCCGGTACTACAGCGGGTTGAAGTTCGTCGAGATCGCCGACATGCTCGGCTGTCCGCTGAACACCGCCCTTGGCCGAATGCACAAGGCAATAAAAAAGCTCCGTGGAGCGTTGGAAGGATTAGACACGTGA
- the yidD gene encoding membrane protein insertion efficiency factor YidD — MGAIRLRPVDAAGLVLIHAYRRWLSPRKGFACPHRLLHGGDSCSAYGLRVIRRAGVLRFRLLMQRRFAACRAAAKVIGRETKQQRRDRRNAFRDNTIDACAMSACDVPSCDLGPLDCGVADGAGVFDVGCGNFDCACDFG; from the coding sequence ATGGGAGCGATACGCCTGCGTCCGGTCGATGCTGCCGGCCTCGTTCTGATCCACGCCTATCGACGTTGGCTCTCGCCACGCAAGGGTTTCGCGTGCCCGCATCGCTTGCTCCACGGTGGCGACTCGTGCTCGGCATATGGCCTGCGTGTCATACGTCGAGCCGGGGTGCTGCGGTTTCGCCTGCTCATGCAACGTCGGTTTGCCGCTTGCCGAGCGGCGGCGAAGGTGATCGGACGCGAGACCAAGCAACAACGCCGCGACCGTCGAAACGCGTTTCGTGACAACACCATCGATGCCTGCGCGATGTCGGCCTGCGACGTGCCCAGTTGTGACCTTGGGCCGCTCGACTGCGGGGTCGCCGACGGGGCCGGTGTGTTCGACGTCGGCTGCGGCAACTTCGACTGCGCTTGCGATTTCGGTTGA
- a CDS encoding sulfatase-like hydrolase/transferase has translation MASPNILFIHSDQHRFDCVGVNQPHALDGPNRLVKTPNLDRLAGDGVNFTSAYTPIPLCTPARACFLTGTWASIHKSWVIPNTLGYRPAPDELPNLYRLFSDAGYRVAHIAKYHKELTGTPLDHGAAFYQDEEDGYDEWRAEQGLEKRPMTNGFWGETDDVDEDMGRIAWGARHTADQIKAGVDAGKPFFVRWDPSEPHLPNIVSEPWASMYEPGEVPPWPSFPDPLTNKPPMQRRTRERWECEGWDWEQWQPVVARYLGEIALLDKHVGKLLDLLDELGVADDTLVVYSTDHGDFCGGHGMNDKHYCGYDDILHVPLIARLPGKLDANTECNRFVVHELDLAKTFLDAAGIDAPKSFVGRSLFDEVADVEPARQDVFMQYSGTQQGRVDQRYLRDRRWKYVYTPAATDELYDLENDPAELTNLIDDPRYANELHHLRERMMVSMKEAKDPLTGPLWKWPERIQP, from the coding sequence GTGGCAAGCCCGAACATTCTTTTTATTCACTCGGACCAGCACCGCTTCGACTGCGTCGGCGTCAACCAGCCCCACGCCCTGGACGGGCCCAACCGCCTGGTCAAGACGCCCAACCTCGACCGCCTCGCCGGCGACGGGGTCAACTTCACCAGCGCGTACACGCCCATCCCACTGTGTACCCCGGCCAGAGCGTGCTTCCTCACCGGCACCTGGGCGTCGATCCACAAGTCGTGGGTCATCCCCAACACGCTCGGCTACCGCCCCGCTCCGGACGAGCTGCCCAACCTCTACCGCCTCTTCTCCGACGCCGGCTACCGCGTCGCCCACATCGCCAAGTATCACAAGGAACTCACCGGTACCCCACTCGACCACGGCGCGGCTTTCTACCAGGACGAGGAAGACGGCTACGACGAATGGCGTGCCGAACAGGGCCTGGAAAAACGCCCGATGACCAACGGTTTCTGGGGCGAGACCGACGACGTCGACGAGGACATGGGCCGCATTGCGTGGGGCGCGCGTCACACGGCGGACCAGATCAAGGCGGGCGTCGACGCGGGCAAGCCGTTCTTCGTGCGGTGGGATCCGAGCGAGCCGCACCTGCCGAACATCGTGTCCGAGCCGTGGGCGTCGATGTATGAGCCGGGCGAGGTCCCGCCGTGGCCGAGCTTCCCCGACCCGCTGACCAACAAGCCACCGATGCAACGCCGGACGCGCGAGCGCTGGGAGTGCGAGGGTTGGGACTGGGAACAATGGCAGCCGGTCGTCGCCCGCTACCTCGGCGAAATCGCCCTGCTCGACAAGCACGTCGGCAAGCTGCTGGACCTGCTCGACGAGCTCGGCGTGGCCGACGACACACTCGTCGTCTACTCCACCGACCACGGCGACTTCTGCGGCGGGCACGGGATGAACGACAAGCACTACTGCGGCTACGACGACATCCTCCACGTCCCGCTCATCGCCCGCTTGCCCGGCAAACTCGACGCCAACACCGAGTGCAACCGCTTCGTCGTCCACGAGCTCGACTTGGCCAAAACCTTCCTCGACGCGGCGGGGATCGACGCACCCAAGTCGTTCGTCGGGCGCAGCCTGTTCGACGAGGTTGCCGACGTCGAGCCGGCGCGGCAGGACGTGTTCATGCAATACAGCGGCACGCAGCAAGGCCGGGTCGATCAGCGCTACCTGCGCGACCGCCGCTGGAAGTACGTCTACACCCCCGCCGCCACCGACGAGTTGTACGACTTGGAGAACGACCCGGCCGAACTGACGAATCTGATCGACGATCCGCGGTACGCCAACGAACTGCACCACCTGCGCGAGCGGATGATGGTGTCGATGAAGGAAGCGAAAGACCCGCTCACCGGCCCGCTGTGGAAGTGGCCCGAGCGGATTCAGCCGTAA
- a CDS encoding tetratricopeptide repeat protein, protein MRNTLVLAALIACPLTLSTAVGCNQNKDGFGNNTLRQQELTADDDFSRGKITITADTHAAAGQFAEMQGRTSEALSSYRKALNLNPNHERALYHLGVLLTRSGNYDEARHVWNRYVSATNGSAAAYANLGYCLELSGDRLGAETAYAKGIDADAYHQASRVNYGLLLVRTGRVGEGTIHLSKVLPAHAVLYNIGAIYERQGKFREAADCYTEALDLKPDFVEAQTRLSALGVADVSTDELTE, encoded by the coding sequence ATGCGCAACACCCTCGTCCTCGCCGCCCTGATCGCTTGCCCCCTCACGCTGTCGACGGCCGTCGGTTGTAACCAAAACAAGGACGGCTTCGGCAACAACACGCTGCGACAGCAGGAACTCACGGCCGACGACGATTTCTCGCGCGGCAAGATCACGATCACCGCCGACACTCACGCGGCCGCCGGTCAGTTCGCCGAGATGCAGGGCCGAACGTCCGAAGCGCTGAGCAGCTACCGCAAAGCCCTCAACCTGAACCCGAACCACGAACGGGCTCTCTACCACTTGGGCGTACTCCTGACCCGCAGCGGCAACTACGACGAGGCCCGCCATGTCTGGAACCGTTACGTCTCGGCCACCAACGGTTCGGCCGCGGCGTACGCCAACCTTGGCTACTGCCTCGAACTCTCCGGTGATCGCCTCGGTGCCGAGACCGCCTACGCCAAAGGCATCGACGCCGACGCGTATCACCAAGCGTCACGCGTGAACTACGGTCTGCTTCTGGTTCGCACGGGTCGCGTCGGCGAGGGCACGATCCACCTCTCGAAAGTGCTTCCCGCGCACGCCGTGCTTTACAACATCGGCGCGATCTACGAGCGCCAGGGCAAGTTCCGCGAAGCCGCCGACTGCTACACCGAAGCCCTCGACCTCAAGCCCGATTTCGTCGAAGCCCAGACCCGCTTGAGCGCCCTCGGTGTCGCGGACGTGTCCACGGACGAGTTGACGGAATAG
- a CDS encoding helix-turn-helix transcriptional regulator, with translation MLSQPMAEVNRLAASAGLTTPDLGPLHAGVIRDATLERMMLLLAEQVQAGDAASSLAADGLRVSITGRLFSLADTPVPTAPKRAKLTGAALANVLELMHARLSEGVSLDELAVVAGVNPMHFGKLFKAATGEPPYAHLTRLRIEAAKRLLRDRPEWTIAAVAQDCGFFDQSHLSKHFKNLVGTTPAAWRDQA, from the coding sequence GTGCTCTCCCAACCGATGGCCGAGGTGAACCGCTTGGCCGCGTCAGCGGGATTGACCACGCCCGACCTCGGGCCGTTGCACGCGGGGGTCATTCGCGATGCCACGCTCGAGCGGATGATGTTGCTGCTGGCCGAGCAAGTGCAGGCCGGTGATGCCGCGTCGTCGCTCGCGGCCGACGGGCTGCGGGTGTCGATCACAGGCCGGCTGTTCAGTCTGGCGGACACGCCGGTACCGACCGCGCCCAAGCGGGCCAAGCTCACCGGTGCCGCGTTGGCGAATGTGCTGGAACTCATGCACGCCCGGCTCTCCGAAGGCGTCTCGCTCGACGAACTCGCCGTCGTGGCCGGCGTGAACCCGATGCACTTCGGCAAACTGTTCAAGGCCGCCACCGGCGAACCGCCCTATGCACACCTGACCCGCCTGCGGATCGAAGCCGCCAAGCGACTGCTGCGCGACCGCCCCGAATGGACCATCGCCGCCGTCGCTCAGGACTGTGGCTTCTTCGACCAAAGCCACCTGTCCAAGCACTTCAAGAACCTCGTCGGCACCACCCCTGCGGCATGGCGCGACCAAGCGTGA
- a CDS encoding cupin domain-containing protein, giving the protein MTKGNGAPPNGEAAANRPGPSFVKARELAGPAWLGRWLLRGENTGGSLALRECELPVGYATPPHMLLHDDVSVMVLEGRVDFACDGERAELGAGDCAYLPARRPRSLNNLAPTASRVLLVFAPPVTLETMLNEFDRLAAAGNLTPGEARRLATFYGLIVADPGKADA; this is encoded by the coding sequence ATGACCAAAGGCAACGGAGCACCGCCCAACGGCGAAGCGGCCGCCAACCGACCCGGGCCCAGTTTCGTGAAGGCCCGTGAGTTGGCCGGCCCCGCGTGGCTCGGCCGATGGCTTCTTCGCGGCGAAAACACCGGCGGATCGCTCGCCCTGCGCGAGTGCGAGCTTCCTGTCGGCTACGCCACCCCGCCGCACATGCTCCTCCACGACGATGTCAGCGTGATGGTCCTCGAGGGCCGCGTGGACTTCGCCTGTGACGGCGAACGGGCCGAGTTGGGGGCCGGCGATTGTGCTTACCTCCCCGCACGTCGGCCCCGCTCGCTCAACAACCTCGCCCCCACCGCCTCGCGCGTTCTTTTGGTGTTTGCACCGCCGGTGACCTTGGAGACAATGCTCAACGAGTTCGATCGCCTCGCGGCCGCGGGGAATCTCACCCCCGGCGAGGCCCGCCGCCTCGCGACCTTCTATGGTCTGATCGTCGCCGACCCCGGCAAGGCAGACGCATGA
- a CDS encoding sensor histidine kinase: MEPSSGNPNPAFEEESHYCTAVESALESERRRIARELHDGLAQDLTALSLVLGAATSQQELRQAAELAGRACDTVRRQMMLLHPPPMGRDTLIGSLRALAERTTHETATIVTVDDRRLTRSPGAVGYDLLRVASEAIHNALHHGRARNIRISLRDTVDATDPEHRCLRLTITDDGRGFDPTTTKPRTDGTGRGLGFMRERIEDAGGIFMVRSTPGRGTRILVEVAAAADQSVIPDVWKMEVARTLASRDSDVNSDPKPESDS; the protein is encoded by the coding sequence GTGGAACCGTCTTCCGGTAATCCCAATCCTGCTTTCGAGGAGGAAAGCCACTACTGCACCGCCGTGGAATCGGCGCTGGAGTCGGAACGTCGACGCATCGCTCGAGAGTTGCATGACGGTCTCGCCCAAGACCTGACGGCGCTCTCGTTGGTACTCGGCGCAGCGACGTCCCAGCAGGAGCTGCGCCAGGCCGCCGAACTCGCCGGACGGGCGTGTGACACGGTGCGGCGACAGATGATGTTGCTGCATCCACCGCCGATGGGCCGTGACACGCTCATTGGCTCGCTGCGGGCTTTGGCGGAACGAACGACCCACGAAACGGCCACGATCGTCACCGTCGACGACCGCCGGCTCACCCGTTCCCCAGGTGCCGTCGGCTACGACCTGCTCCGCGTCGCCAGCGAAGCGATCCACAACGCCCTGCACCACGGCCGAGCTCGTAACATCCGCATCAGCCTGCGTGACACGGTCGATGCGACCGACCCCGAACACCGCTGCCTGCGGCTCACGATCACCGACGACGGTCGGGGCTTTGATCCAACCACGACCAAGCCCCGAACCGACGGGACCGGCCGTGGCCTGGGGTTCATGCGCGAACGTATCGAGGACGCCGGTGGCATCTTCATGGTCCGCTCCACGCCCGGTCGCGGTACGCGCATCCTCGTCGAAGTCGCCGCGGCGGCAGACCAATCGGTCATCCCGGATGTCTGGAAAATGGAGGTCGCCCGGACGCTCGCCAGTCGCGACTCCGACGTGAATTCTGACCCGAAGCCGGAGTCAGATTCATGA
- a CDS encoding YcfL family protein encodes MKLPALLIPVALLLGCSSTNTYEPVEKTAVVDPVLLNKVITDPGLNRVARVVGAREQRETEPYVVQVEIQNLTREPQRFLYQWEWVLPNGLVYQSDSQDAWRQEWIRGREIVYLEGVAPVPGVRDFKLKLTEPAD; translated from the coding sequence ATGAAACTGCCCGCCCTCCTCATTCCCGTCGCCTTGCTGCTCGGTTGCTCCAGCACCAACACCTACGAGCCGGTGGAGAAGACCGCCGTCGTGGATCCGGTACTGCTCAACAAGGTCATCACGGATCCCGGCCTGAACAGGGTCGCACGGGTCGTTGGCGCTCGTGAGCAGCGGGAGACCGAGCCGTACGTTGTGCAGGTGGAAATCCAAAACCTCACCCGCGAGCCGCAACGGTTTCTGTACCAGTGGGAATGGGTGTTGCCCAACGGCCTCGTGTACCAAAGTGACAGCCAGGACGCTTGGCGTCAGGAATGGATCCGCGGTCGGGAGATTGTGTACCTAGAAGGCGTTGCCCCGGTTCCGGGCGTGCGCGATTTCAAGCTGAAGCTGACCGAGCCGGCGGACTAA
- a CDS encoding phytanoyl-CoA dioxygenase family protein: MTTATHPNIRTDDPRLTPNFDVTVGTFRKPRLDQDDVAAYCRDGYLLYNKPVLREAQFDGLKAHFEMLLEEHTKSGLRPEAMDTPHFGDHRLFEWIFSDEILDLVEPLIGPNIALFSSHFLAKPAGNGKRVPWHEDSFYWKDLMKPMHVCTVWLSIDASIHENGCMNVIPRALHGYSEYADVDADVNVFGSEIKWLKNVPTDGVADLTDAPENVLLRSQRCELRPNEASLHDARLIHGSDPNHSNMRRCGYTMRFIPASVLYEAKNHKWPHQIYLARGSGHPDNQYADPTRDYPDLFAQRFGTGNSH, translated from the coding sequence ATGACCACCGCCACGCATCCCAACATCCGCACGGACGATCCGCGTCTGACGCCGAACTTCGACGTCACCGTCGGCACCTTCCGCAAGCCGCGCTTGGACCAGGACGACGTCGCCGCTTACTGCCGCGATGGGTATCTGCTTTACAACAAGCCGGTCCTGCGCGAAGCGCAGTTCGACGGGCTCAAGGCGCACTTTGAGATGCTCCTCGAAGAACACACCAAGTCCGGCCTGCGGCCCGAGGCGATGGACACGCCCCACTTCGGCGATCACCGACTCTTCGAGTGGATCTTCTCCGACGAGATCCTCGACCTGGTCGAGCCGCTCATCGGGCCGAACATCGCGCTGTTCTCCAGCCACTTCCTGGCCAAGCCCGCGGGCAACGGCAAGCGCGTGCCCTGGCACGAGGACAGCTTCTACTGGAAGGACCTGATGAAGCCGATGCACGTATGCACGGTCTGGCTGAGCATCGACGCGTCGATTCACGAAAACGGTTGCATGAACGTGATCCCCCGTGCCCTGCACGGTTACAGCGAGTACGCCGACGTCGACGCGGACGTGAACGTGTTCGGCTCGGAAATCAAGTGGCTCAAGAACGTCCCGACCGACGGCGTGGCCGACCTGACCGATGCGCCGGAGAACGTGCTGCTCCGCTCGCAACGCTGCGAGCTTCGGCCCAACGAGGCGTCGCTCCACGACGCCCGCCTCATCCACGGCTCCGACCCGAACCACTCCAACATGCGCCGCTGCGGCTACACGATGCGGTTCATCCCCGCGTCGGTGTTATACGAAGCGAAGAACCACAAGTGGCCGCACCAGATTTACCTGGCCCGTGGTAGCGGCCACCCGGACAACCAGTACGCCGACCCGACGAGGGATTACCCCGACCTGTTCGCCCAACGCTTCGGGACGGGCAACAGTCACTGA